A region of Pseudomonas putida DNA encodes the following proteins:
- a CDS encoding bile acid:sodium symporter family protein, translated as MTASPLLTAFLPLALGIIMLGLGLSLTLADFARVVKYPKPVVIGLACQILLLPLVCFLIANGFGLESALAVGLMLLAASPGGTTANLFSHLAHGDVALNITLTAVNSLIAILTMPLLVNLSLSWFMASDQAIPLQFAKVLQVFAIVLLPVALGMLIRHFAPRFAGRMEKPMKLVAALFLAFTIILALAKDWQTVVEYAPVVGLAALVFNLLSLAVGYWVPRLLRIPKRQAIAIGMEIGIHNGTLAIALALSPSLLNNATMAVPAALYSLIMFFTAAGFGWWVSRGHVAEAPEAQGDAVN; from the coding sequence ATGACTGCCTCGCCCCTGCTCACCGCGTTCCTGCCCCTGGCTTTGGGCATCATCATGCTCGGCCTCGGGCTGTCGTTGACCCTGGCCGATTTTGCCCGTGTGGTGAAATACCCCAAGCCCGTGGTGATTGGCCTGGCTTGCCAGATTCTGTTGCTGCCGCTGGTGTGCTTCCTGATCGCCAACGGTTTTGGCCTGGAGTCTGCCCTGGCGGTAGGGCTGATGTTGCTGGCGGCCTCCCCTGGCGGTACCACGGCCAACCTGTTCAGCCACCTGGCCCACGGCGATGTGGCGCTGAACATCACCCTGACGGCGGTCAACTCGCTGATCGCGATCCTCACCATGCCGCTGCTGGTGAACCTGTCGTTGAGCTGGTTCATGGCGTCGGACCAGGCCATCCCCTTGCAGTTCGCCAAGGTCTTGCAGGTGTTCGCCATTGTCCTGCTACCGGTGGCGCTCGGCATGCTGATCCGCCACTTTGCACCCCGTTTCGCTGGGCGCATGGAAAAGCCGATGAAGTTGGTGGCGGCGCTGTTCCTGGCCTTCACCATCATCCTGGCGTTGGCCAAGGATTGGCAGACCGTGGTCGAATACGCCCCGGTAGTAGGCCTGGCGGCACTGGTGTTCAACCTGCTGAGCCTGGCCGTGGGCTACTGGGTACCCCGGCTGTTGCGGATTCCCAAGCGCCAGGCCATTGCCATCGGCATGGAGATCGGCATCCACAACGGGACCCTGGCAATCGCTCTGGCCTTGAGCCCGTCGTTGTTGAATAACGCAACCATGGCAGTGCCGGCTGCGCTCTACAGCCTGATCATGTTCTTCACGGCGGCAGGGTTTGGCTGGTGGGTGAGCCGCGGGCACGTGGCAGAAGCCCCCGAGGCTCAGGGTGATGCAGTCAACTGA
- a CDS encoding aldo/keto reductase translates to MYARRDVLRAGAALGLLAANPWLHASAASGLLTRKIPSTGEALPVIGAGTSGSFEVEAGTAGYQQLSTVLKAFFEGGGKVIDTSPNYGGADSILGQLLEDGGWHPQCFLATKIAADSRADAQAQWAGSLRSLRTDKVDLLQIHNLRDWQTQLPYARELKQQGKTRYVGITHYLNSGQDEVARIVRSEPLDFIQINYSVNAPHAARELLPLCQDKGVAVLINRAFDDGRLFARVKDQPLPAWAAEAGIGSWAQLFLKFAISHPAVTTVIPATSRPDRQLDQLKAGHMPLLSQAQQQALIKQFA, encoded by the coding sequence ATGTACGCACGTCGTGATGTCCTACGCGCCGGTGCAGCTTTGGGACTGCTGGCCGCCAACCCCTGGTTGCACGCCAGCGCAGCAAGCGGGCTGCTGACCCGCAAGATCCCCTCCACGGGTGAAGCCTTGCCGGTGATCGGTGCCGGGACCTCTGGCAGCTTCGAGGTTGAAGCCGGTACAGCCGGGTATCAGCAGCTCAGTACTGTGCTCAAAGCCTTCTTCGAAGGGGGCGGCAAGGTCATCGACACCTCGCCCAACTATGGCGGCGCCGACAGCATCCTGGGCCAGTTGCTGGAAGATGGTGGTTGGCACCCGCAGTGCTTCCTTGCCACCAAGATCGCCGCCGACAGCCGCGCCGACGCGCAAGCGCAGTGGGCGGGTAGCCTGCGCAGCCTGCGGACCGACAAGGTCGACCTGCTGCAAATCCACAACCTGCGTGACTGGCAGACTCAACTGCCCTATGCCCGCGAGCTCAAGCAGCAGGGCAAGACCCGCTATGTCGGCATCACCCATTACCTGAACAGCGGCCAGGATGAAGTGGCCAGGATCGTGCGCAGCGAGCCATTGGATTTCATTCAGATCAACTATTCGGTCAACGCGCCTCACGCCGCGCGTGAACTGCTGCCACTGTGCCAGGACAAGGGCGTCGCCGTGCTGATCAATCGAGCGTTCGATGATGGCCGGCTGTTTGCCAGGGTCAAGGACCAGCCCTTGCCCGCTTGGGCCGCCGAAGCAGGCATCGGCAGTTGGGCGCAGCTGTTTCTCAAGTTCGCCATCAGCCACCCGGCGGTGACCACGGTGATTCCCGCCACCAGCCGCCCTGATCGCCAGCTCGACCAGCTCAAGGCCGGGCACATGCCGCTGCTCAGCCAGGCGCAGCAACAGGCGCTGATCAAGCAGTTTGCCTGA
- a CDS encoding Dyp-type peroxidase — MSFQQGLLATPVPAHARHLFFTLHTPEALPAALDALLSQVDGQQLILGVGATLAKALGREVPGLRAFPLLDAAVENPSTQHALWLWLRGNERGDLLLRAQALEQAVAPALRLADSVDGFLHRGGHDLTGYEDGTENPVDEDAVQAAIADDEQPGLKGSSFAAFQLWKHDLAYFKSLPQPDQDNIIGRRLSDNEELDDAPASAHVKRTAQESFEPEAFMVRRSVAWADARGAGLAFVALGHSFDAFEVQLRRMSGLEDGIIDGLYRFSRPLTGGYYWCPPMGEEGLDLRLLLPA, encoded by the coding sequence ATGTCGTTTCAGCAAGGTCTGCTTGCCACGCCGGTGCCGGCCCACGCCCGCCACCTGTTCTTCACGCTGCACACGCCCGAAGCGCTGCCCGCTGCACTCGACGCCTTGCTGTCACAGGTCGATGGGCAACAGCTGATCCTGGGCGTCGGTGCGACCCTGGCCAAGGCCCTGGGCCGTGAAGTGCCGGGCTTGCGTGCCTTCCCGTTGCTGGATGCCGCCGTGGAGAACCCGAGCACCCAACACGCCCTGTGGCTGTGGCTGCGGGGTAACGAGCGCGGTGACCTGCTGCTGCGCGCCCAGGCCCTGGAACAGGCAGTGGCACCCGCGCTGCGCCTGGCAGACAGCGTCGATGGCTTTTTGCACCGGGGCGGCCACGACCTGACCGGCTACGAAGACGGCACCGAGAACCCGGTGGACGAAGACGCCGTGCAAGCCGCCATCGCTGACGACGAACAACCCGGCCTCAAGGGCTCCAGCTTTGCCGCGTTCCAGCTGTGGAAGCATGACCTGGCGTACTTCAAGTCACTGCCCCAGCCAGACCAGGACAACATCATCGGTCGTCGTTTGAGCGATAACGAAGAGCTCGACGATGCCCCAGCGTCCGCGCACGTCAAGCGCACCGCCCAGGAAAGCTTCGAACCTGAGGCGTTCATGGTCCGTCGTTCGGTCGCCTGGGCCGACGCCCGTGGCGCAGGCCTTGCCTTCGTTGCCTTGGGCCACAGCTTCGATGCTTTCGAAGTGCAACTGCGGCGCATGAGCGGCCTGGAAGACGGCATTATCGACGGCCTCTACCGCTTCAGCCGACCACTGACCGGCGGCTATTACTGGTGTCCGCCCATGGGTGAGGAGGGCCTGGACCTGCGCTTGCTGTTGCCGGCCTGA